TGACTCGGGGGCGATAGAAAACACACTTTACCAGCGtgatgtttcttcagaaggtggtggagtctccttctttggaggtctttaaacagaggctggatggccatctgtcggggatgctttgattttgagctcctgcatggcagaatggggttgaactggatggccctaatggtctcttccaactctaagattctatgatttctgaCTAAGGCTGCTGTATCAGGCTGGTTTGCCTGAGCCCAACTGAAAATTAAATGATTTCCCTCTGAGTAAAGATAAACTCAGTTTATctaaactcagtgggacttattctAGAGTAAACAAGTTCCATAAGCTTTGGGGTTTAACTACTGAGTTAGAGTGTGTCGAACACGGAACCTGAGCTTATTTTCAAGTCAACACGCCTGTGATCCTGCACATAGTCCAATATGAATGGaggtacagtaggcccttgaatctgctggggtttggttccaggagcccctgtggataacaaaatccctggatgctcaagttccattaaatacagtggtgtcccttatataaaatggtgtcccttatataaaaaatggcaaaatcaaggtttgctatttggaatttatacttttggggaatattttcaagctgtggatgcttgaatccatggattaaaaaatccctggataaggagggctgactgtagtaccCAAAAGGGCCTAAATAGCCAAAAAGTGACCAGgttctgtctgatcttagaagctaagcagggtcagccttgttCCTGGTCAAGATGGACCCTTCTAGAAATTTCagaggttctcaaactttggtcctccagatgttttggacttcagcttccaggatTCCTGACGGCCGACCAAGCtgagtggggcttctgggagctgaagtccaaaacacctggaggagtaaagtttggggaaccactgctttagagtggCACAGGTCCTTTACCTTTGGACTCTCCATGGGAGGGGAATTACAGAGACCCTCCTGGAAATGGTCTGGATTTCTTACAATAACTTTAGCCCCCAGATGGTGCCAGACACCAGTTCCCACCATCCTCTGTCATGATCAGAGCAGTGATCAGCAGCATCTGGGGAGCCATGCTTGGGAATGTATGGCACACGCTGCTGGCCAGTGGTTCTCCAGGGCTTTGTCCAGGAGCCCTCCTCAGCACTGTCAGGAGACTGAACCTTGATCATTATTGCACATGGATGAAGGATGCTGCCTTATGCATAGAAGACCATTGGTTTGTCCAGGGCAGCATCTTTGGCACTCTCCAGAACTTCTGATGGTTTTCTGTGGTGATGCTGCAGGTGGATCCTGGCACCTCCCACACGCAAAGCCAACGCTCTATCCTTCTCCCTAAAATAATTTCAGGAGGGGCATAGTGAGGTCTTTGGGCCTATTGCAGCCCTTGGACCCCATCAATATAGTGCATTTTTGGTAGGCTGACCATATGTACTGTAtcattttaaatgggacagtacaattttttttcatattgccAGACCGTCCCGTCGTTTTAATGTAAATGGCAATTTTGTCCTGTTTTCaagaaaatggtttgaagatccctcTTTGAAATTGTGACTgtccccccccctgccccccgcCAAAAAAAATTGTGTCATCGAGTGTGAGACCTTTTATGATCAGGGGTTGAAAAACCTAAATTTGCTGCATAAGATTACTTTGTCAGAGAAATATTCATTGTACGGAAATCCGGTCCCTCTCTTCATCTgcactctggtgccagaacaaactgccattcccaaaattccatagcattgagctatggccattaaagtggtgtcaaaccgaattatttctgaagtgtggacgCAGCCCAGGATTACCAGCACAAATCGTTCCCAGGTCTAGGCGGAAGTCTCAAGGAGATGGATTTTCTCCAGGCAAAGCATGTCGTCTGCTGCTCAGCTATTCATTTTCGCCCCAGACAAGAAATTACATTCTTGTCCTCTGCTAAAGAAACAAGTTATGCACAGAAGAATGTCACCTCTCAAAGGGCCCAGAATGCAACATTAGAAAATTCACACAGGGTTTGCAATCTGTGCTGCTTTCAAAATGGGAAACATGATTTTTTGGTACCCTTTGGAAGTTTGTCCTTCATGGGTTTTGTTTGCCTGTAGGAGTTTTCTGTATAGCAGAGGTAGGTGTCGCCACtacatacccaccaacatttcacagatggaaatggGGGCATAGATGAAAATGAAGCAACATctgactgtggtcaagatggcaaaagttatttatgaggaagaaaatgcaagctggaagaggctgctgccgtttgcttttgcctgaacctacagggaagggcaagattctgccgcctcctctccttcctgctgcatgaactgaatgcaaactagttttgtactttgaactcagcttgcagcaactggagtatgctgaggatgaaaggggaaagcgggaggaggagaaagaaactggaacattttaaaagcatttggaaAAGTGGGACGACTGAGGATTAATCAAGATTGCCCTGTCAAATTGAGTCAGCTGGAGGATATGCCACTATGAAGTTTTGGTTTGGCCCAGTGCTAAGGAAGGGCTGTGCTTACCAGTTCAATATGGAGAGAGaggatgaaaaatatttttgagattGCACAGGTACTAGAGAGGAGAGAGCCTATGTTGACCAGGGTCAAGAAATTTAGCCCTTATCAACTTGAGGTAGGTTGTTCTGCTTTAAAGAGACATAGTGTAACAAGGGTGCATAGTAAACTAagtaggaaggaggagagaaaatgggacattttaaaagcagttggaaaagtgggaggacagagggCTGTGCCAAATCCGGACACTTGGACGGTATGCCAGATGCCATTTGAGGCCAATGCAGTCTTCCAAACCTTGGCAGTTGCCCACACTTCCTATCCTGGAGTCtacaaattaaatattttcaCAATTAATATGTAACATATGGTGGGTGCTCCAGGCCACTGCGGGAAATGTTATGTGGCAGCTCATGGACCCATTCACCCAACAGAGGTGTCACACGGCAGCTAGGAGGACCAGCGGAGTTCCACCTGCTGTTggtggactaaaactcccatctGTTCTAGCCTGCACAGCCAGTggtaaaggatgatgggagttgcttaCCCACTGATGAAGCAGagagtacttttaaaaaatgcaaatggagacagacagacagacacacacacacacagtgacactTAAATTATAATTTTAGTGGATCTGGCTCTGCTTAAACCTTCATTTCACTGGCATTTCGCTTTTGTTTGGAGGTACCAGTCCATACCTAGTTCTTAGGTGTATGCTTTCCTGGCAAAAGTGTGTGTTCCAAAGTTGCAGACAGGTCAAAAGGAAGAGGTCAGTTTGCAGGGTATGCGTTCGATGCAGAAAAGCAACAGGTACTCCAGTTTTGGTCTCTGGCTGGTTGGATGGGATATGACAGATCTCACAGTACTACCAGGCCAACCTGAAAGTGAAGAGACCAAGCctcaggtcatagcaaaatcaatctacaggtttttttttcttcttcttcatttggaGAAAATGAATAAGTGGAAGAGGGGGAGTGCCAGTTTCTCTCCCTACGATGTTGGGCCTCTTAGAAATGTTGAGATTTGGAGCAGGGTGGATCTTAACTTCCAGGATGGAGATGGAAAAGTACTTGACGTTGGAGAaaactttcttcccttttttcaaTCTCTCCCCCAAAGTTTTTTGTTTTAGCAAAGAGATCTTCCCAGATGATCTGCCAATAGCCACTGTCCATCATCTATGGGTTGTCACTAGGTCTCTGGCTCTTTCAGAGAGAAGTCCTTTGCACCTGCTCGGCGAGTTTGTCCAGGTCAGCATGCCTTTCCTCTTGGATAACTTGTTCGTTGTCGGAGGGCTCAGGCCCGGATTCTTTGCCATATAAGGCCTTGATCTGATTCTGATGATGGGAACTCTCCCCTGGCTTCGACAGCGTGGTGTCCGAAACAGACTTGGGGTCTTGCATCCAGACATGCATCAAAACCTCATCAATGCACAATCGACGGGACACATCGGGTTGGAGCATGCGGTAGATGAGATCCTTGCATTCGATGGACAGTACCTTTGACCGGGGGAAGTGCACCCGATGCTCCTTCTGAAGCTTGAGCATTTTTTTGATGTTTGAGTCGTCATAAGGCATGGAGCCGCACACCATGATGAAGAGGACAACGCCCAGGCTCCATATGTCATACACCTTGGGTTGGTAAGGAATACCTTGCAGCACTTCAGGGGCCGCGTAGGCTGCAGAACCGCAGAAGGTTTTGCTGAGGACGACCCTGCCGTCCTCATCACGGGTCAAGCGTCTGGAGAAGCCAAAGTCCGTCAGTTTGATGTTGTACTCTTTGTCCAGCAGGAGGTTCTCGCACTTCAAGTCTCGGTGGACAATGTCCAACTCGTGGCAGTATTTGATAGCGCTGGCTAACTGGCGGAACATCTTCCGAGCGACATCTTCAGGGAGAGCTCCTCTCCTCTTGATGAACTCCAGCAAGTCGCCTTGTACGCCGAGTTCGGTCACAATGAAGACTTTCCCGTCCGAGGTCTCAAAGATCTCATAGGTTTTGATGATGGCTTGGTGTTTCACTCTGGCCAGCATCTCAATCTCTCGGGGAAGAAACCTCTCCAAGAAATCCCGTGGGGCTTTCTTCTTATCGATGATCTTGACCGCCACATTGCATTTCAGCCGATCTGAGTAGGCTGATTTCACTTTTGCGTAGGATCCTTCTCCGAGATTGATTCCCATTACATAGCCCCGCTTTTTCAGGACCTCCGCATCATCCATAGTAGCCAAGGCAGCCTTTAACTGATTCATTCAAGATGACTGAGCATCACCTATCCTAGCCTTATCTTCTGGACTCCAGTCTCATTCACGCACATTCTAAGATGGTCCTCTGAAATGGTATGGCTTCTTCTAGACTGGAGAGCTGCAGAACACTCGACATTCTTTTGTGATGTCACAAAGTAGTGCGGTTGCTGGAGATGATTAAATACGCACTATAGGACATATGTCTAAACTAATTCCTAGAGACGCCATGGACAGTGATAACATTCTTGTCCATCATTGAAAAGTAGGGATGTTTTAGTCTTGAGGAACCTTTCAAAAGGTTGTGCTAGACTATGACTACCATATatgtttatttcagaggaaggatctggccaaaccaccctaagtattccttgcctctgaaattcatggggtctccataagttgacaggtgacttgaaggcacatacccaaACACATAGGTAATGAAGGAGAGCAAAGACCATTCATTCCTCCATCTCCCAAATTATAAGGGATATCATGGATTTTGGTTCAAGGAAATACAAATTCTGAAAGCTTGAAACAGGGGCAGGGaccattggtcctccagatatttgggcAAACAACTGCCAGACGTGTCCCACATCAGTATAGCTAAGGACGGGACTGTGGGAATATGGTCCTAAGCATTAGGAGCCAAAGATGCTCCACACTTGgcttaaaagcattttaaagcatctgcactgcagaaataatccagtttgacaccactttaaccgccatgactcagtgttatggaatcctgggaactgtagtttgttgtggcaccagagcgctctgatggAGAGtgtcaaaactacaattcccagtaatCCACAGCACGGAGCCAGGTCAGTtcaaacagtgtcaaactgggttatttctgcagagcggatgcagccttagtaccTGTGGGGAAATGGGTTCAGTTTGGGCTTAACCAGGGCTGTcggccagcatggcacagtggtctgagtgttggatgatgactctggagaccagggttcaaagaaAATCTAAGTGCACAAATATGGCTCATCTCTCCTCTGCCATTAGCTATAAGAACTGTATAAGCAGGTTAGTACCAGTCAATTTTCAGtcttcatatcttttcccagtCTCAAATGCCATGCATCTGCAAAAAGTATTAAACAAAAAGGACCTGTTCCTCAGTTGTAGGGACTTCCTTGCCTAGTGTGGTTGTTGCTCATTCTGTGTCTGCTGCTTTGGCCACTAATGCTCCCCTCTTAGAAATGTGTAGAGTTGCTACTTGGTCCCCTCTGTCCATGTTTCTTCACCAATACCATTTGGATGGGAGAGCCAGCacggtggtttgagcactggactgtgactctggagaccagggttcgaatcccgcctCTGCCGTAAAAACTTGGTGACCctggcaagtcacacgctctcagccttaggggaaggcaatggcaatccccccccccttctgaacaaatcttgccgagaaaacccgatgatacgtttgccttatggtcaccataagttggaaataacttgaaggcacacaacaagacatTTGGAGGCCTTTGCCTCTGCAGAGATTTCTTTCGGTAGACACGTTCTGTGTGGTCTCTACTTACAGGCACTTACTTTGGGAGCTTTAGTATGACCCATCGCAGGAGGCTTCCCTGCCACTGGAAAAAGAACATCGGCCTTACCTGTGATATGTGGATTTTCAGCAACGGATGGGGAAACTTTCCCACCCAGAAGGTGGGATCAAGTTGCCTTCTTGGCGCTGAAGATGCATAGAGGTTTCTTGTAGGATTTCTCCCTTTTCATTCTCCTTTGCCTGATTCTTCTCTTGCACACTTGTAGTATTTTGTCTTCACCTGTATCATGGACTGAATGGTTTctgggttgctccctctggtgtcAGATACTGCAAATTTTGTCCTGCTTCTCAGAGCAAATGGGGAGGAACAACTCCACCATAGGAAGTTTCCCCATCCGCTGCTGAAAAAGAACATCTCCCAGGTAAGGGCAATGTAACTTTTTATTGTACATGGCCCTGGGATCTTTATATTGAGGGCCAAGCACCCTCAGTTTAAGACGTGCAAGCCAATGATGCATACAAAGCCACAAATGAGAGTGCTCCCCATGCTCCACTTCTTCCCAAACTTAAGGTACCCTTGAGCCAAGGAGAACCTGCTCAGAGGAATGTGCACTGCATACGAAGCGCATGCGGTGCCTCTCTGATGACTCACGCTGTGTTGCATCCGGGTGAAACATCAAGGCTTTAATGAAACAAGGAGTTTGGGAGGCCATTCCTCTTCATGAAAGTAACCGTTTCAACAGTGGAGGGCTTTTGAAGGCTCCTGGGAGACCATGGCTttgcaaaaaaaacaaagaacACCCTGCCCAAGATGAAGGTTGCTGCATCTCGGATGacatttcttcttcatttaaGCTTCGGGAAGAGATTTCAGAAGAACCTTGGACTAATATAGTATTAGCCAGTGCAGTGCTGCGAGGAGCAAGAGGACATGCAAACACCACATTCTGCTTTTCTGATGCAATGGAAAAATCCCTTCCTGAGCTGTCACCTGCATTCTCACCaatatctagggttgccagagcGAACACTGGAGAAGGCGTCTGTCCCTTTCAGGGTTGGGTAGAAGCTGAGATTTCAGCAGGCGTTGCTTGCTACCTGGTTGTGAGACATTCAATACCTGTGGCAATTCTCTCTTTGACCCCTTTTGAGCTGGTGTCATGGTTTGCGTCTTGGgccaggactctgagagaccaggctttgaatctctgcttggccatggatacccactgagtgaccttgagctagtcacaccctctcagcctcaaaggaaggcaatggcaacctcccatgaagaaatcttgccaagaaaaccccataaagggttcgctttagggttgccataaaccagaaatgacttgaaggcacttgccaccatcacaggtacaGGAGCCCACTCCAGTGTTCAATCTTGACTATTCTACCAACAGCAGGAAAAACTTTTCTTAGGGAGAACTGGCAGCGAGATGGTGTGGCATTATAGCTACAGGATGGCtcttgaaggctttcacagccagcatccatagttttccgggctgtgtggccatgttctggaagaatttattcctgacatttcacctgcacctgtggctggcatcttcagagggtggtggcacgGAAGtgggtggggtatatatacttgtgtgaccacctttgccattcagcaacagaccaacacacaaattaacatataaatcatttcctcccaaccaagggtcacacaagtgtatataccccactcacctccatgccagcagcattctctgaagatgccaggcacagatacAGGCAAAACGTTAGacataaattcttccagaacatggccacatagcccaaccccccccccccccccacagaagaCCGTCTTCTGTTCCTCGTGCCAAGGAAAGAAAGACATGCCTACCCAAAGGACAATGGGATGGCAGTCAGTTTGGATGTACATACAT
This genomic interval from Sceloporus undulatus isolate JIND9_A2432 ecotype Alabama chromosome 10, SceUnd_v1.1, whole genome shotgun sequence contains the following:
- the LOC121916666 gene encoding testis-specific serine/threonine-protein kinase 1-like — translated: MNQLKAALATMDDAEVLKKRGYVMGINLGEGSYAKVKSAYSDRLKCNVAVKIIDKKKAPRDFLERFLPREIEMLARVKHQAIIKTYEIFETSDGKVFIVTELGVQGDLLEFIKRRGALPEDVARKMFRQLASAIKYCHELDIVHRDLKCENLLLDKEYNIKLTDFGFSRRLTRDEDGRVVLSKTFCGSAAYAAPEVLQGIPYQPKVYDIWSLGVVLFIMVCGSMPYDDSNIKKMLKLQKEHRVHFPRSKVLSIECKDLIYRMLQPDVSRRLCIDEVLMHVWMQDPKSVSDTTLSKPGESSHHQNQIKALYGKESGPEPSDNEQVIQEERHADLDKLAEQVQRTSL